The genomic region CACCATTTCTTCGGGTAGTGCCACCACATATTTGCGCCGCACTATGTCATATACATAATTTTTTTGCTCAATTATTTTTGTTTGAAAATCAAAAGTGGGCAGATATAAATGCATGGCGGATAAAAATACGATGAATGCTTTTTGCTTTTTATTGAAAAAAATAGATGCTTTTATGTGCCTTTTTTTATAAAGACACGCCGTAAATTACAAATTTACACATAAAAAAAGCCTGAAAGTATTTTTCAGGCTTTTTTCTTCTGCAAATCAATCAATACTTAGTTTCCGAAATCTGCTTCTAATTTTGTTTTTAATTGCGAAAGCGGGAAAGGCTCAAAGATCAGGGTATCGGTGTGGTTGTTTTGAACAACAATATCTTTAAAAGCTGCATAAAAATTATCTTCGGTAAATTCTGCAACAGCCACCAGCGTAATTGCTTCGCCCACCGGCACACGATAAGCTCCGTCGCCTGTGCCGAAATAATGTTGTTCGGGTGAAAAATTGGGTAAATGAGATACAGAATTATAATTTTTGAATACCAAAAACAAAGCGGTATTGCTCAAAGTACAAGAATCGGGAACATATATTTTCATATCCGTCAAATTGGTATAGCCTACCTGATAATAAAAATAATCCAAATTTACCCAACCCAAATTCGGGCAATCAAAGGCATAGGCGATGAGCCAATCATATTCATTTGTCTGAAATTCTGCCGTTTGTACCGGCGGATTATCTGCTGCCAAATCCCAATTAACAGTGCCGTTGGGCAAAGTTTCGCCGTAAAATACCTGAAAGGGTTCAAAGCTATTGTTTTTTTGGGGAGCTGATATTTCTAAAGTAGCACCGGCACGCAATTGCAGGGCTTGCCCGTTTTGAGTAGCGGCAATATGCAACTCGCCGCCCGAAACCAATATTTGTCCATTGGAAACCGTAGGTTTATTGCTCATTATCATATCGGCGCGGCTGTAAATTTCCATCAATTCTATTTCAAATTCACCTGTAACCACGTTACCGTCCTCTTTTACAAAATCATCGGCATCATAACAAATTCTGGTCATCTGATTGCCGGTTATGCAGCCTGCTGCATTGGCGTTGCACGAAAATATTTGTTTTTTTACACCCAAACTGTTAAAGGCATTTTGTATATCGCCACTATATAAAAAAACAGTGCTATCATTGTTTTGCGGCAATTCAAAAAATGTGAAAGTATCGCTGTCTTTTCGGCACGATGATAGAATAAAAATGAGAGATAATATGTTGATTATAAATAATTTATACATAATTTAATATTTTTGTATTAGTGTCGGTAGTAAATGGCGACTTGACCAATTTTTTTATTTTCAGGGCTTGTAGATAAGAGACAACAAGTAGCTGGAATGTTGCTTTTTAATAAAAAAGTTATTGAAAAATTTTTTAAAAATTCATTTTAATACCGCCTCCTATTCCAAAGAAGGAATAATTCTGATATATTGGATTGCGTCCATTGTTGTTGATAGAATATAATTGATGACGCAATAAGGGTTCTACATACCATAGCAGGTTTTTTCGTAAAGGGCGTTGCAACTGCGCACCCAAGGATATGCTCAGGTGCGAACCTCTTGAGTCAAAATATTTCAAATCATCAAAATCATGTGTTAAGCTGTCATTAAAATTGAGCATTTTGCCGCGATTCCAATAGCCGATATTGTACCACAAACCGGCTTCTGCATTGATAGTCCATTTGCCCCATTGTGTTTCATAACCCAGCAACAAAGGAATATCCAAAAAGCGGTGTTTATTGTAGGCGGTGATGGCTCTGATGCCTTCTACTTGACTTTGTTGGTTGTGTACTTCTACGGTGGTGCTGCCGTCGGGGTGTACGATGGTAATGGTGGTTTGCGTAGTCACAGATACTTCTTCTGTTTTTTGGTAGCGGAAGGTTTCCTGAATTTGGCTGAACAGCAAACCGGTGCGCAAAGAAATACCATTGCAAAAACGATAACCGCCGCGCAAGCCCGCCGTGAATGAAATTTCGGGATTTTCGGTGTTTTTGCGCTCGGCGATATAATTGTTCCAGTTGGTTTCGGTGTAGTTATTAATAGTGCCTTCACTTTTCAGGTGGCGTTGTGCCCATTGCGGCGTAAATACGACTTCGGCTTCCCAACGGCTGCATTTTTTGTGTCCCATATTTTGCGGGCAGCCAAAATCATCTTTTCTTTTGTCGGGGAGGGTTAAAAAATGCTCTGCCGCCGCCGGATTATCCAATTTCTTTGCCAACAAAGATGCCAGCAAAGGTAATTCGATGATAGTGTGAATATTGTTAGCCTCTTCATTATTATTATACTTTGCCGTTGAGAAAACTACCGTTGTTTTGTAGGTACTATTTGCGATAGTGGCAGGCGGCGTAGCAATGGCTGCTGCTCTATGTTGTTGTATGTGCTTGCGGTGGTGTGGCGCAGCCGCAGTTGAGAGTACTATCGCTGTTGGCTTCGTTATAGCAGATGTTTTTTCTATTGATGCGGTTACTGCCGTTGTTGCAGCAGGCGGCTCAATAGCAACTGTGCTTTTTTGTGGTGGTGTGATGGTGGTGTGGTCATTTGACACAGCAACACTATGTTCCGAAACAGCAGTTGTTTCGGGGAGGCTTTTGGCAGTGGAGTTTTGGTGGTGTTCGTAGCTCCACATACCCAAACTTCCGGCGGTGATGAGCAGAGCCAAAACACCGAATTTCCACAAACCTCTTTTGGGTTGTTGTTTTTTACGATTGTCGTTAATACGTTGCCACATATCGTGGGGCACTTCGGTTTCGACTTCTTGAAAGCGGTCGTGCCATATTTTATCAAAAGAATCTTTATGTGTCATAAAGCTATTTTTTGTTCGGTGAGTATCCATTGTTGCAGCAGGCGGCGAGCCTTATTGAGTTGTGAGCGCGAAGTTCCGGCTTCGATGTGGAGCATTTTGGCGATTTCATCGTGCGAATATCCTTCTATCACAAATAAATTAAAAACCATACGGTAGCCATCGGGCAGTCGTTGTATAAGAGCCAATAACTCTTGCAGGGAGAGCAAAGAAACCACATCGCCGCCACTTTGTGTGGGTTCAAAAGGCACATCTTCCAAAGAGTTTATTTCTTTTTGGTAATAAAATCTCTGATATTTTTTGAGAGCCGCCGTTATCATAATGCGCCGTATCCAGCCCTCTAAAGAGCCTTCGCCGCGGAATTGCGACAAATGGTCAAAAACTTTAATAAAACCTTCCTGCAATACATCTTCGGCATCGGCACGGCTGCGCGTATATCGCAGGCATACCACCATCATTTTTTACAATACCGCTCATACAAAGTTTTTAAACTTTGTTCGTTGTTTTGTAAACAAGATTGTACGAGCATTTTTTCATCCATACAGAAAAAGTAAAAGCAGACAGATGCTTACAAGATACATAATATTTATAAAATGTTGCCTGTTGAGTTGGTATAAATATATAATTTTGTCGCGGATATTTGCGTTAAAACTACACTTCCGTATATTTTTGTCCTTTGTTTTAAACTTTTGGGTTTCGGTCAGGGTCAAGGGTATAAAAAAATTTTATAGATATGAGACGTACCTGCATTTTTATTTTTTGCTTTTTGTTGCTCAACAGCGCGAATTTACGGGCACAAAACCACTTCAGTCTTACTGGCAATATCAGTGCTTTTTCTATTGATAAAGTGCAAAGCGATGCCAACGTAGCCGATGTTACCTATGAAGGAAGTTCGTCGGTGAGCCTGAATTTACGTTTGTTCAACGCCAACCATTGGGCTTTGCGTTTTGGGGTAGGAGCAGATAATGTAAAATTTCGGGTTGCCGACCAACTTAACACCGACTACGATTCGGAGCGCAAAGATTTTATTGGCATCATCGGTATTGAAAAACATTTTCCTTTAAGCGAAACAGTGACACTCTATCCGGGTTTTATAGTTCCGCTTACGCTCAAAGGCGACGAAAGTATCAAAAGTAATATAGATAATTCTATTGCACAATTAAAAGATGATGGTTTTTTGCCGGAGCAGGCTTGGTATTGGGAGCAAATATTCGTTTTTTGAAAATTTTGCGTTTGGGTGCAGAGTTTGAGGTGACGTATGAAAATTTTAAACAAACCATTTGGCAACCCAGCACACTCACTACTGCCAGCGAACTCGAATTTTTGGATTATACTACCTCATTTACTATCGGATTGGCATTTTAATAGAAAAATATTGTTTGTTATTTATTTTATTGATAATCACTTTTTTATAAATTAATTTTTTATAAAAAAAACGTAAAACATTTGATGATAAACAATATATTGGCACAAGAAGTGGCGGCGGCGCAAATAGTAGTGCAAAGTGGCGGTATTTTGTTGTATCCCACCGAAACCGTTTGGGGTTTGGGCTGTGCTGCCACCAATGCTGCCGCTATTCAGCGTATTTATCATATCAAAGGACGTGATGCCAATAAGCCGCTATTGGTGTTGATGCACTCGCGCGAGATGCTGTTGCGATATGTGGGGGCGGTGCCGCCGCAGGCAGAGGCATTGTTGCACCCCGATGCGCCGCCTACTACTATTATATATCCGCATATTCGTCATTTGCCGCACCATCTTTTAGCGGCAGACGGTTCTTTGGGCATTCGTATGGCGCGCCACCCTTTTTGTGAGCAGCTGATAGCGGCGATTGATGCGCCTTTGGTTTCTACCTCTGCCAATTTCAGTGGCGAGCCTGCCGCCGTTCATTTCGCCGACCTCAGCGCGGCTCTCCGCAAGCAGGTGGATTATACCGTTTCGGATTTGTCGGCATATTATGAGCCGCGGGGTTTGCCTTCGCGCATCGTGCGCCTCAGTGCCGAAGGAAATATCGAAATCCTCAGAAATTGAAAAAAGAGGTTTGGAATAATGATTTTATTTTTCACATAAAATCATTAATTTTGAACGTAATTTTAAATGAACATTTTTTACACAAAAAAATACTTCAAAAAGTGCTGTTTGTTCATTGAAAAATTGGGCTTGCCTGAGCAAAAAATGCGTTTTTGTGTTGCCATTGCCGAAATATTTCACAAGGTTACTCGGTATTTCGGCAGGCTCAATGACACCTTAGTTGCTATTTTATACTAAAATATTCCCTTTTGATTGATAAAATCGCACAATTTGTTAGTTATAAAATATTGATTTTAATTATTTGCAATAAAAAAACAATACGAAAATATCGTCATAAAAGGAATAATTTAATTGCTGCGTACTTATCAGGCAGATTTACAAGTTTCATAAAAAAGAACTTTGCGACTTAGTGTCTTAGCGGTGAAAAAAGCTACTAACCGCAGAGCCGCAAAGAAAAATATAAAGGAAGATATTGCTCGCCTTACTTTTTAAATGTGCTTATTGGTTTTATAGGCATACTTTATCTGATTTTAGTATTAGTGACCCTTATACCATTAAAATAGCTATTTGGCATAGTTGTTTTACAGCCTCAATTTTCATTTGTATTGGCTGATATTAGTAACAATATCAGCCCACATCATTACAGAATAGCAGACTTTATACACTATGTCATTTAGATATTTATTTGGTATTAATCCAATATTTTTAATAACTCAAACTTTCCTGTATCTTTCTTTGTCAAAAACCAAAACACTTACTGAAAATAAAAAAGGCGATACGTTTGCTGTGTTGCAAAGACGCATCGCCTTTTGTTTGAAAAATTGTAAATTTTCAACGAATACCGATCATTATAAAATGCAGTATTCCTGTTCTTTTTTAACGCACTTTATTCAATAATGTTTTTACGGCATCTTTGTGCGCCGTGAAAGTCATCATTTTGAGTTTTACAAAATCTTCGTGCATAAAATAATAGCCGAAAGTGGAGCAGGTTTCGCCGCAATTGCGCGAGCCGGAACTGGAATCTTTGAGCAAAAACCACGTTTTGCCGTCTTTTTCGGTGTAGCCCACTACATGCATGGCGTGGTCGTCGGTGGTGCTGCCGTTGGTAAAACGATACTGCCGTGCACTCTCATCTATATATTGCGAAGGAATATCAAAAGTAGGAATTACAGCTACTTGCGGCTCATTGCCCATACCCGGCTCCGATACATCGCCGCCGATACTGAGCGAATAGCCCTCGTCAATGGCTTTTTTTACTGAACTCACAAAATCGGTTAAAGGCACGTTGTAGTAATCTTCGCTGTCCCACCAGTTGTCCGGCACATCATATTCGGCTTTTGTCCAGTAGGGTACTTGCATCAGCGACATAATATCCACATAATCGTCCATATTGAGTTTGAGGTCGTTTTTCAAAAACTCCTGCGGCGTGGTTTTTTTGCCGTTGTAAGTAAATGAAGTCGGCGGTTCGCCCATATAATGATTTAGGATACTTTGCACTGTGGCAACTACTTCCGCTTCGTTCCACGCATTGGCGGCTTTGATGCCTTTGAGATAGTTTTCAAATTCGGCAAACATTGGCTCGTGGTTGTGGAAGCGTTGTTGGTCGTTGGATTTGCCCGAATAGGCTTCGGTAGGAACAGCACCGTATTTTTTGTACAATTTGGCTACGGCGTTGGTTTCGCTGCCCTCGCCCAAATACACTTCGCCACGTTTTTGCACAAACAAACGTGCCCGCTCTACATATTCCCAATACACAGGATACAATTCCGACAATTTTATTTCTTTGCCTGACAATCTTTTTATTTCACTTTCATAAAAAGAAGTAGTAGAAAAACACCAACAAGTGCCAGTATTTCCTTGCGAAATGGGCTTGTTGTGCCACACTTGTTTGTAAGCGTCTAATTTGGTAGGATATTGTTCGGGTTGCAATACCGCCTTAAACACTTTTTTGGATTTTGGGGTACTCGGCTGCGATTGCTCCTGCAAACCGGAGATGTCTTTCAAAATGGTATTGACGTAGTATCCGCCCGGACGCTCAATAAACTGTCCGGTGGCGGGTTGTTGGGCTTGCGTTATTTGCAAAAAGAACAGCGAAGCCCCGAGCAAAAGATGTTTTGTTTTCATTGAATTAAATATTGAATTAAATACGATAGATATTGAATTTTACATTCAACGTTCAAAAATAAGCAAATATTTTTGTTGTTCCAAATGCTTTAATTATAACTGCCTTGTATATGTTAGGAATGTAAAATAAGGTAAAAAAATGCCCCTTAAGTGTTTTTATGAGTACGTATAAATAGAACTATACTATTCCCTTTTGATTGATAAAATCGCACAATTTGTTAGTTATAAAATATTGATTTTTAATTATTTGTAATAAAAAATAATACGAAAGTATCGCCATAAAAGGAATAATATAAATCAATCCGGATTTTATTAAAATTATGCTGTCTGAATTATTAATATTCTTCGTAAAATTGGCTTTTGAAAGAAGTCTAATGATTTTTAACTTTGATTTTGTATATTTTTAAATATCAAAATCGAATGACACGACTTTTTAAAATCTAATCACAATTTGCAGGTTATAACCAATATCCTTCGTATGTTTGTAAACATACAACTCTTTTTATAATATGAAACATTTTCTGTTTTCGTTGTTTCGGTGCTTCGGAATTTTGCTTTTTATGGCACTGCCCCGCGCCAATGCACAGCTTACACTGCATATTAGCTCCATACCTGCCAATACGCCCGCCAATGCGAGCATCTATGTAGCGGGCAATTTCAACAGCTGGAATCCCGCCGACTCCGACTATATCCTCGCACCGCAGTCGGACGGTTCTTATACGTTTACTTTCACGCCTGCACTTTCTGATTTGGAGTTTAAATTTACGCGCGGCTCTTGGCAAACAGTAGAAGGCAGCAGTGGCGGCGGCTTTTTACCCAATCGCACCTACACCTACAATGGAGGCACTGCCACCTACGAAAGCAGCATCGCCGCTTGGGAAGATTTGGGCGGCAACAACAACAATTCCACCGCCAACGCACAGGTGAGCATCATTGCCGAAGATTTTTATATCCCACAACTCAATCGCTACCGCCGCATTTGGATATACCTGCCCGCCGACTACACTACCGACCTCAATCGCCATTATCCAGTGTTGTATATGCACGATGGGCAAAATGTATTTGATGCGGCTACTTCTTTTGCCGGAGAATGGGAAGTAGATGAAACGCTGACACAAATGGAACAAAACGGCGAAGCTACCGCTATTGTGGTGGCTATTGATAATGGCGGCACAAACCGCCTCGCCGAATATACACCTTATCCGCACAGCAGCTACGGCGGCGGTGATGGTGATAAATATATTCAGTTTATCGTTAATACTTTAAAACCTTATATTGACGACCATTATCGCACCCTGCCGCAGCGCGAAAATACTGCATTGATGGGCAGTTCCTTAGGCGGTTTGATTTCTTTTTATGCCGCCATAAAATATCCCGAAGTGTTTGGTAAAGCGGGGGTTTTTTCGCCGAGTTTTTGGTTCTCCGACAATATCTTTCAACTCGCCGATACTGCTCAACACAATTTGGATACGCGGATTTTTATGCTCTGCGGCGGCAACGAAGGCGATGAGGATATGGTGCCTGATATGCAGCAGATGTACCAACTGTTGCAGAGTAAAGGCTACGGCAACGAGGCACAAAGTATTGTAAAAGCAGATGGGCAACATTCGGAGTGGTTTTGGGCGCGTGAGTTTGAAGGGGCTTTTAAATTTTTGTTCAGCGAAGTAGCTTTGGGTACTGCCATCAGCGATAGTGGCGAAGTCCCTTCTTTTTTTCCGAACCCCGCCAACGGCGAACTTTATTTTCACAGCCCCACGCCCTGTGAGGTGCGCCTTTTTGATAATATCGGCAGGGCAGTGTGGCAGCAGACCCTTTCTGACGGCGACTCCATACAACTCCATACCGCTTTGCCAAAAGGCATATATATAGCGGAAATGCGGCAGAAATACCAAAAAACAACTATCTGGCAAAAAATCTACCTTCGTTAAATA from Sphingobacteriales bacterium harbors:
- a CDS encoding sigma-70 family RNA polymerase sigma factor, giving the protein MMVVCLRYTRSRADAEDVLQEGFIKVFDHLSQFRGEGSLEGWIRRIMITAALKKYQRFYYQKEINSLEDVPFEPTQSGGDVVSLLSLQELLALIQRLPDGYRMVFNLFVIEGYSHDEIAKMLHIEAGTSRSQLNKARRLLQQWILTEQKIAL
- a CDS encoding peptidase C1, with translation MKTKHLLLGASLFFLQITQAQQPATGQFIERPGGYYVNTILKDISGLQEQSQPSTPKSKKVFKAVLQPEQYPTKLDAYKQVWHNKPISQGNTGTCWCFSTTSFYESEIKRLSGKEIKLSELYPVYWEYVERARLFVQKRGEVYLGEGSETNAVAKLYKKYGAVPTEAYSGKSNDQQRFHNHEPMFAEFENYLKGIKAANAWNEAEVVATVQSILNHYMGEPPTSFTYNGKKTTPQEFLKNDLKLNMDDYVDIMSLMQVPYWTKAEYDVPDNWWDSEDYYNVPLTDFVSSVKKAIDEGYSLSIGGDVSEPGMGNEPQVAVIPTFDIPSQYIDESARQYRFTNGSTTDDHAMHVVGYTEKDGKTWFLLKDSSSGSRNCGETCSTFGYYFMHEDFVKLKMMTFTAHKDAVKTLLNKVR
- a CDS encoding T9SS type A sorting domain-containing protein, giving the protein MKHFLFSLFRCFGILLFMALPRANAQLTLHISSIPANTPANASIYVAGNFNSWNPADSDYILAPQSDGSYTFTFTPALSDLEFKFTRGSWQTVEGSSGGGFLPNRTYTYNGGTATYESSIAAWEDLGGNNNNSTANAQVSIIAEDFYIPQLNRYRRIWIYLPADYTTDLNRHYPVLYMHDGQNVFDAATSFAGEWEVDETLTQMEQNGEATAIVVAIDNGGTNRLAEYTPYPHSSYGGGDGDKYIQFIVNTLKPYIDDHYRTLPQRENTALMGSSLGGLISFYAAIKYPEVFGKAGVFSPSFWFSDNIFQLADTAQHNLDTRIFMLCGGNEGDEDMVPDMQQMYQLLQSKGYGNEAQSIVKADGQHSEWFWAREFEGAFKFLFSEVALGTAISDSGEVPSFFPNPANGELYFHSPTPCEVRLFDNIGRAVWQQTLSDGDSIQLHTALPKGIYIAEMRQKYQKTTIWQKIYLR
- a CDS encoding threonylcarbamoyl-AMP synthase; protein product: MINNILAQEVAAAQIVVQSGGILLYPTETVWGLGCAATNAAAIQRIYHIKGRDANKPLLVLMHSREMLLRYVGAVPPQAEALLHPDAPPTTIIYPHIRHLPHHLLAADGSLGIRMARHPFCEQLIAAIDAPLVSTSANFSGEPAAVHFADLSAALRKQVDYTVSDLSAYYEPRGLPSRIVRLSAEGNIEILRN